From the Paenibacillus sp. FSL H8-0548 genome, one window contains:
- a CDS encoding glycoside hydrolase family 2 TIM barrel-domain containing protein, with translation MRNKLNYTPPANGYPEWNNNPEIYRLNRMDAHASLMPFDTLEEAWEGTHNKSSNYLSLNGKWKFAFATNAESRIANFYEADFDHSDWDSIAVPAHWQLQGYDYPQYTNVRYPWDGNEDIKPPFAPTAYNPVGSYARTFTVPAGWDGKPVFISFQGVESALYIWLNGELVGFSQDTFTPSEFDLTPYLTAGENKLAVEVYRWSDASWLEDQDFWRMSGIFRDVYLYTTPEAHIYDYFVKTELDDQYRDAELIIDAKLLNYFGKPLGGITVEAALYDANREAVFQAPLSLQTAIDGEELTVVQLRGAVHNPLKWSAEQPNLYTLILTLKSETGELFEAISCKVGFRKFEIKDGLMQINGRRIMFKGVNRHEFSCDTGRAINEADMIKDVELMKQYNINAVRTSHYPNNSLWYKLCDEYGLYVIDETNLETHGAWSYGQQELGETVPGSRPEWTGAVLDRCNSMFQRDKNHASIVIWSLGNESFGGDNFIKMHDFLRDADPSRVVHYEGAFHFRESDASSDIESHMYTNPQGVEQYALNNPQKPFILCEYSHAMGNSCGGLHVYWELFEKYPILQGGFIWDWIDQSIRITDADGVVKMMYGGDFGESPHDGNFCGNGIIFSDRTASPKLQEVKKVYQNAKFEAVDLKRGELKVTNRHLFQALDHFELAWQVAVDGITVESGTVKAAAAPETEEVLTIPYALPNLSSTSQEAVLTVQLLLKEQTLWAEAGHEIAFEQFVLPAPVAVTVGPAAAKPAVKIEETAAALLVSGESFAAQFDLASGSLASYRWNGTERLLQELAPNFWRAYTDNDRGNKQHERSATWRAAGAERILRAMSWEAEATSVTVRVQYSLPTTAESLLSLIYKVSGDGEIEVYEELQPGKGLPEIPEVGILFQMPAQYDQVSWYGQGPDETYWDRQTGGKLGLYAGKVQDQLVPYIRPQECGNKMDVRFASITNEQGEGLVLKGAPHFELNVLPYTPSELEAHDHIHLLPVSDKTVVRVNHKQMGVGGHDSWGQRPEKEYILYANQVYTHRFTIQGV, from the coding sequence ATGCGTAATAAGCTGAATTATACACCGCCGGCTAACGGCTATCCGGAGTGGAACAACAATCCCGAAATTTATCGTCTGAATCGAATGGATGCCCACGCCTCGTTAATGCCCTTCGATACGCTTGAAGAAGCATGGGAGGGAACACATAACAAGTCCTCCAACTATTTGTCGCTAAATGGCAAGTGGAAATTTGCGTTTGCAACAAATGCAGAATCACGTATCGCTAACTTTTATGAGGCTGATTTTGACCATAGTGATTGGGACAGCATTGCAGTGCCTGCACATTGGCAGCTTCAGGGATATGATTACCCACAGTATACGAATGTAAGATATCCTTGGGACGGCAACGAGGACATCAAGCCTCCCTTTGCCCCTACCGCATATAACCCAGTTGGCTCCTATGCTCGTACGTTTACGGTGCCTGCCGGCTGGGATGGAAAGCCTGTATTTATTAGCTTTCAAGGCGTGGAATCGGCTTTGTATATTTGGCTGAACGGAGAGCTTGTTGGCTTTAGCCAGGATACATTCACGCCGTCAGAATTCGATTTGACTCCATATCTGACAGCAGGCGAGAATAAGCTAGCCGTTGAGGTTTATCGCTGGAGTGATGCAAGCTGGCTGGAGGATCAGGATTTTTGGCGTATGAGCGGGATTTTTCGGGACGTTTATTTATATACGACGCCAGAGGCGCATATTTACGATTATTTTGTCAAAACAGAGCTGGATGATCAGTACCGTGATGCCGAACTTATTATTGATGCTAAGCTGCTAAATTATTTTGGTAAGCCGCTAGGCGGAATTACAGTGGAGGCAGCCCTTTATGATGCAAATCGAGAAGCGGTGTTCCAAGCACCATTGTCGCTTCAAACAGCGATTGACGGCGAGGAGCTGACAGTCGTTCAACTGCGCGGGGCTGTACATAATCCGCTCAAATGGAGCGCGGAGCAGCCGAATTTGTATACATTGATTCTGACTTTGAAGTCAGAGACTGGCGAACTGTTTGAAGCAATTAGCTGCAAGGTTGGCTTCCGGAAGTTTGAGATAAAGGATGGCCTAATGCAAATTAACGGGCGCCGCATCATGTTCAAAGGGGTTAACCGTCATGAATTCTCCTGCGATACAGGCAGAGCCATTAATGAAGCGGATATGATTAAGGATGTAGAGCTGATGAAGCAATATAACATCAACGCTGTACGTACCTCGCATTATCCGAACAATTCGCTTTGGTACAAGCTTTGCGATGAATACGGCCTGTATGTTATTGATGAGACGAATCTAGAGACGCATGGCGCTTGGTCCTATGGACAGCAGGAGCTGGGCGAAACGGTTCCGGGAAGCCGTCCAGAATGGACCGGCGCGGTGCTGGACCGTTGTAATTCGATGTTCCAGCGTGACAAAAACCATGCGTCCATCGTCATTTGGTCGCTTGGCAACGAATCATTCGGCGGAGACAATTTTATTAAAATGCATGATTTCCTGCGTGACGCTGATCCTTCTCGTGTCGTTCATTACGAAGGTGCTTTCCACTTCCGGGAATCGGATGCGTCATCGGATATCGAAAGTCATATGTATACAAATCCACAGGGTGTCGAGCAGTACGCCCTTAATAATCCGCAAAAGCCATTTATTTTGTGTGAATACAGTCATGCTATGGGCAACTCCTGTGGTGGTCTACATGTATACTGGGAGCTTTTCGAAAAATATCCGATTCTGCAGGGCGGGTTCATCTGGGATTGGATCGATCAATCGATTCGAATTACAGATGCCGACGGTGTCGTGAAAATGATGTACGGTGGAGATTTTGGCGAGTCGCCGCATGATGGAAACTTCTGTGGAAATGGCATTATTTTCTCTGACCGGACCGCGTCTCCTAAGCTTCAAGAGGTGAAGAAGGTTTATCAGAATGCAAAATTCGAGGCGGTTGATTTGAAGCGCGGCGAGCTGAAGGTAACTAACCGTCACCTATTCCAAGCATTAGATCACTTTGAGCTTGCTTGGCAGGTTGCTGTCGATGGCATCACCGTGGAGTCGGGTACAGTAAAAGCGGCTGCAGCACCAGAAACAGAGGAAGTTTTGACGATCCCCTACGCGCTGCCTAATCTTTCAAGCACGTCGCAGGAGGCAGTTCTAACGGTTCAGCTCCTATTAAAGGAGCAGACGCTTTGGGCAGAGGCAGGACATGAAATAGCCTTCGAGCAATTTGTACTGCCAGCGCCAGTTGCGGTTACTGTTGGTCCAGCAGCGGCTAAACCGGCTGTCAAAATAGAAGAAACGGCAGCAGCGCTGCTTGTTAGCGGCGAGAGCTTTGCTGCACAGTTTGACTTGGCAAGCGGAAGTCTTGCTTCCTACAGATGGAATGGAACAGAGCGGCTGCTGCAAGAACTGGCGCCGAACTTCTGGCGGGCCTATACGGACAATGACCGTGGAAACAAGCAGCATGAGCGCTCTGCAACCTGGCGTGCTGCCGGAGCCGAACGTATACTGCGTGCTATGAGCTGGGAGGCTGAAGCAACCAGTGTAACGGTACGCGTGCAGTACAGCTTGCCGACAACAGCCGAATCCTTGCTGTCTCTGATCTATAAAGTGAGCGGCGACGGGGAGATTGAGGTTTATGAAGAGTTGCAGCCAGGCAAAGGCTTGCCGGAAATTCCGGAGGTAGGCATACTATTCCAAATGCCAGCACAATATGATCAAGTGAGCTGGTATGGCCAAGGCCCGGATGAAACGTACTGGGATCGTCAAACTGGCGGGAAGCTGGGGCTATATGCTGGCAAGGTTCAGGATCAGCTTGTTCCTTATATTCGTCCTCAAGAATGCGGAAACAAGATGGACGTTCGTTTTGCTTCGATAACAAATGAACAGGGTGAGGGACTCGTGCTGAAGGGCGCGCCGCATTTTGAGCTGAATGTACTGCCGTATACGCCGTCTGAGCTGGAAGCGCATGACCATATTCATCTGCTCCCTGTGAGCGACAAAACAGTCGTTCGCGTCAATCATAAGCAAATGGGTGTTGGCGGACATGATAGCTGGGGACAGCGTCCAGAGAAGGAATATATTCTATATGCGAATCAAGTGTATACACATCGCTTCACCATACAAGGCGTTTAA